Proteins co-encoded in one Rhodococcus sp. PAMC28707 genomic window:
- a CDS encoding NADP-dependent oxidoreductase translates to MTRPENLAVRVLRAPRGLPQPGDFLVEPVEISTPRDGEVVFRACYLSIDPSARRRMPAADSGPGPLGQMARVGDVVLAGVVPPRNGLDGALVGEVVESRDPRFRPGDLVRGGNSWQTYHTVAGDLLDKLTPVPGFRLAAELGVLGRPGFVAYCGLKFAATVRPGSTVLVSAAGGAVGMVAGQLAALAGARVVGIASGDKPGYVVRELGFADCVDRSVETIPEGLDRACPDGVDLYFDNVGGPAFDPVFERLNDFGQVVICGMASEYNTTEAEHGPALRPVLRKRLRIQGFVVHDHYDEYPVYRELALGHIAAGRLRYREDVIAGIENAPHALADVLTGRNQGKQLIRIGELPDALRQ, encoded by the coding sequence GTGACCAGGCCCGAGAACCTCGCGGTGCGCGTGCTGCGCGCACCGCGGGGCCTCCCCCAGCCGGGGGATTTTCTGGTCGAGCCAGTGGAGATAAGCACACCCCGGGACGGCGAAGTCGTCTTCCGCGCGTGCTATCTCTCCATTGACCCCAGCGCGCGCCGACGGATGCCCGCCGCAGACTCCGGGCCTGGCCCCCTCGGCCAGATGGCTCGGGTCGGCGATGTAGTGCTCGCCGGCGTAGTGCCTCCGCGCAATGGCCTCGACGGCGCCCTGGTAGGAGAGGTCGTAGAGTCACGCGACCCTCGATTCCGGCCTGGCGACCTGGTGCGCGGCGGCAACTCTTGGCAGACCTACCACACCGTGGCCGGCGACCTGCTGGACAAGCTGACTCCCGTCCCCGGCTTCCGGCTGGCTGCCGAGCTCGGCGTGTTGGGGCGGCCGGGATTCGTGGCCTACTGCGGACTGAAGTTCGCCGCCACCGTCCGGCCCGGCTCCACGGTGCTCGTCTCCGCGGCCGGCGGCGCCGTCGGCATGGTGGCCGGCCAGCTCGCCGCGCTGGCTGGCGCCCGTGTCGTCGGCATCGCCAGCGGGGACAAGCCCGGCTATGTGGTGCGCGAGCTCGGCTTCGCGGACTGCGTCGACCGGTCCGTCGAGACCATCCCAGAAGGCCTCGACCGGGCGTGCCCCGACGGCGTCGACCTGTACTTCGACAATGTCGGCGGTCCCGCCTTCGACCCCGTCTTCGAGCGCCTCAACGACTTCGGCCAGGTCGTGATCTGCGGCATGGCCAGCGAGTACAACACTACCGAGGCAGAGCACGGTCCCGCGCTGCGGCCGGTGCTGCGCAAGCGGCTGCGAATCCAAGGATTCGTGGTGCACGACCACTACGACGAATACCCGGTCTACCGCGAGCTGGCCCTCGGCCACATCGCAGCGGGCCGGCTGCGGTATCGCGAGGACGTGATCGCCGGCATCGAGAACGCCCCACATGCCCTCGCGGACGTCCTGACGGGCCGCAACCAGGGTAAGCAGCTGATTCGGATCGGCGAGCTCCCCGACGCGCTGCGGCAGTGA